In Canis lupus familiaris isolate Mischka breed German Shepherd chromosome 9, alternate assembly UU_Cfam_GSD_1.0, whole genome shotgun sequence, a single window of DNA contains:
- the WIPI1 gene encoding WD repeat domain phosphoinositide-interacting protein 1 isoform X1 encodes MEAEAAESPPGGVEAALSCFSFNQDCTSLAIGTKAGYKLFSLSSVEHLDQVHGSNEIPDVYIVERLFSSSLVVVVSHSKPRQMNVYHFKKGTEICNYSYSSNILSIRLNRQRLLVCLEEAIYIHNIKDMKLLKTILDIPANPTGLCALSINHSNSYVAYPGSLTTGEIVLYDGHSLKTVCTIAAHEGTLAAIAFNALGSKLASASEKGTVIRVFSVPDGQKLYEFRRGMKRYVTISSLVFSMDSQFLCASSNTETVHIFKLEHLTNSRPEEPSTWTGYMGKMFMAASNYLPTQVSDMMNQDRAFATGRLNFSGQRNICTLSTIQKLPRLLVASSDGHLYIYNLDPQDGGECVLIKTHSLLSSGTTEENKENDLRPSLPQSYAATVARPSTWSASTVPGYSEDGGALRGEIIPEHEFATGPVCLDDENEFPPINLCRGSQKGKTKHS; translated from the exons ATGGAGGCCGAGGCGGCGGAAAGCCCCCCGGGCGGGGTCGAGGCGGCGCTCAGCTGCTTCTCCTTCAACCAGGACTGCAC ATCCCTAGCAATTGGAACCAAAGCCGGTTATAAGCTGTTTTCTTTGAGTTCTGTGGAGCATCTGGACCAAGTCCATGGAAgca ACGAAATCCCAGACGTTTACATCGTGGAGCGCCTGTTCTCCAGCagcctggtggtggtggtcagtCACTCAAAGCCACGGCAAATGAATGTCTATCACTTCAAGAAAGGCACAGAGATCTGTAATTACAGCTATTCCAGCAACATCCTGTCCATAAGGCTGAACCGACAG AGGCTGCTGGTGTGTCTGGAGGAGGCCATCTACATTCACAACATCAAAGACATGAAACTGTTGAAAACCATCCTGGATATTCCTGCAAACCCAACAG GTCTCTGTGCCCTCTCCATCAACCATTCCAATTCGTATGTGGCCTACCCTGGAAGCCTGACCACAGGCGAGATTGTGCTTTACGATGGACACTCCCTG AAAACAGTCTGCACAATTGCTGCCCACGAGGGGACGCTGGCCGCCATCGCCTTCAATGCCTTGGGCTCAAAACTAGCGAGCGCCTCTGAAAAA GGCACTGTCATCCGGGTGTTCTCTGTACCTGATGGGCAAAAGCTCTACGAGTTTCGAAGGGGCATGAAAAG GTACGTGACAATCAGCTCTCTCGTGTTCAGTATGGACTCGCAGTTCCTCTGTGCCTCAAGCAACACCGAGACCGTGCACATCTTCAAGCTGGAGCACCTCACTAACAG CCGACCAGAAGAGCCTTCGACCTGGACTGGCTACATGGGAAAGATGTTCATGGCTGCTTCCAACTACCTCCCCACCCAGGTGTCAGACATGATGAACCAGGACAGGGCCTTCGCCACCGGACGTCTGAACTTCTCGGGTCAGAGGAACATCTGCACTCTCTCAAC GATCCAGAAATTGCCAAGGCTGCTGGTCGCATCATCCGATGGACACCTTTACATCTACAATTTGGACCCTCAGGACGGAGGAGAATGTGTCTTAATCAAGACCCACAG CTTGCTTAGCTCAGgaacaacagaagaaaataaagaaaatgaccTCAGACCTTCATTACCTCAGTCTTACGCAGCAACTGTAGCCAGACCAAGCACCTGGTCCGCCTCCACGGTGCCAG GTTATTCTGAGGACGGCGGAGCCCTCCGAGGAGAGATTATTCCTGAACATGAGTTTGCGACGGGACCAGTGTGTCTTGATGATGAGAATGAATTCCCCCCT
- the WIPI1 gene encoding WD repeat domain phosphoinositide-interacting protein 1 isoform X2 has protein sequence MPLECAPRASSRSLAIGTKAGYKLFSLSSVEHLDQVHGSNEIPDVYIVERLFSSSLVVVVSHSKPRQMNVYHFKKGTEICNYSYSSNILSIRLNRQRLLVCLEEAIYIHNIKDMKLLKTILDIPANPTGLCALSINHSNSYVAYPGSLTTGEIVLYDGHSLKTVCTIAAHEGTLAAIAFNALGSKLASASEKGTVIRVFSVPDGQKLYEFRRGMKRYVTISSLVFSMDSQFLCASSNTETVHIFKLEHLTNSRPEEPSTWTGYMGKMFMAASNYLPTQVSDMMNQDRAFATGRLNFSGQRNICTLSTIQKLPRLLVASSDGHLYIYNLDPQDGGECVLIKTHSLLSSGTTEENKENDLRPSLPQSYAATVARPSTWSASTVPGYSEDGGALRGEIIPEHEFATGPVCLDDENEFPPINLCRGSQKGKTKHS, from the exons ATGCCTTTGGAATGTGCACCCAGAGCATCaagcag ATCCCTAGCAATTGGAACCAAAGCCGGTTATAAGCTGTTTTCTTTGAGTTCTGTGGAGCATCTGGACCAAGTCCATGGAAgca ACGAAATCCCAGACGTTTACATCGTGGAGCGCCTGTTCTCCAGCagcctggtggtggtggtcagtCACTCAAAGCCACGGCAAATGAATGTCTATCACTTCAAGAAAGGCACAGAGATCTGTAATTACAGCTATTCCAGCAACATCCTGTCCATAAGGCTGAACCGACAG AGGCTGCTGGTGTGTCTGGAGGAGGCCATCTACATTCACAACATCAAAGACATGAAACTGTTGAAAACCATCCTGGATATTCCTGCAAACCCAACAG GTCTCTGTGCCCTCTCCATCAACCATTCCAATTCGTATGTGGCCTACCCTGGAAGCCTGACCACAGGCGAGATTGTGCTTTACGATGGACACTCCCTG AAAACAGTCTGCACAATTGCTGCCCACGAGGGGACGCTGGCCGCCATCGCCTTCAATGCCTTGGGCTCAAAACTAGCGAGCGCCTCTGAAAAA GGCACTGTCATCCGGGTGTTCTCTGTACCTGATGGGCAAAAGCTCTACGAGTTTCGAAGGGGCATGAAAAG GTACGTGACAATCAGCTCTCTCGTGTTCAGTATGGACTCGCAGTTCCTCTGTGCCTCAAGCAACACCGAGACCGTGCACATCTTCAAGCTGGAGCACCTCACTAACAG CCGACCAGAAGAGCCTTCGACCTGGACTGGCTACATGGGAAAGATGTTCATGGCTGCTTCCAACTACCTCCCCACCCAGGTGTCAGACATGATGAACCAGGACAGGGCCTTCGCCACCGGACGTCTGAACTTCTCGGGTCAGAGGAACATCTGCACTCTCTCAAC GATCCAGAAATTGCCAAGGCTGCTGGTCGCATCATCCGATGGACACCTTTACATCTACAATTTGGACCCTCAGGACGGAGGAGAATGTGTCTTAATCAAGACCCACAG CTTGCTTAGCTCAGgaacaacagaagaaaataaagaaaatgaccTCAGACCTTCATTACCTCAGTCTTACGCAGCAACTGTAGCCAGACCAAGCACCTGGTCCGCCTCCACGGTGCCAG GTTATTCTGAGGACGGCGGAGCCCTCCGAGGAGAGATTATTCCTGAACATGAGTTTGCGACGGGACCAGTGTGTCTTGATGATGAGAATGAATTCCCCCCT